A part of Streptomyces sp. DSM 40750 genomic DNA contains:
- a CDS encoding propionyl-CoA synthetase gives MGTYEDVFRASTEDPESFWLKAAEGIDWDATPQRALDSSGAPFYRWFPDGRLNVCFNALDRHVEAGRGEQPALVHDSPVTGTRRTYTYAQLRNEVAAFAGALAQLGVGHGDRVVIYMPMVPEAAVAMLACARIGAVHSVVFGGFAPHELALRIDDATPKVVVSASCGIEGKRVIAYKPLLDRAIELAVHKPEKSVILQRPQEPAALGPDDLDWADLVAAAPPADCVPVPATDPLYILYTSGTTGKPKGVVRDCGGYAVALHWSMGAVYDVGPGETMFTGSDVGWVVGHSYIVYAPLLAGATTVLYEGKPVGTPDAGQFWRVAAEHRAKTMFTAPTAFRAIRKEDPKGALTAGYDLSHLRYLFLAGERLDPETYHWASALLGVPVIDHWWQTETGWPIVANPVGIEAAPLKPGSPTRPLPGWDVRVLDPSGEQAPAGVDGAIVVKLPLPPGALPTLWNDDDRYVASYLSAYDGYYLTGDSGHIDEDGYVFVMGRTDDVINVAGHRLSTGSMEEALAAHPDVAECAVIGVADELKGQIPRGFVVLKAGSNREPSQVEAELVQLVRERIGAVASLKDVTVVAALPKTRSGKILRKTMRGIADGREEPIPSTVDDPGVIEVLRPVLRRAGHTP, from the coding sequence ATGGGAACGTACGAGGATGTCTTCCGCGCCAGTACCGAGGACCCGGAGAGCTTCTGGCTGAAGGCGGCAGAGGGCATCGACTGGGATGCCACTCCGCAACGGGCCCTGGACTCCTCGGGCGCACCGTTCTACCGCTGGTTTCCCGACGGTCGGCTCAACGTCTGCTTCAACGCGCTCGACCGGCACGTCGAAGCCGGCCGCGGCGAACAGCCCGCGCTCGTCCATGACTCCCCCGTGACCGGCACCCGCCGCACCTACACCTACGCGCAGCTGAGGAACGAGGTGGCGGCCTTCGCCGGAGCGCTCGCACAGCTCGGCGTGGGGCACGGCGACCGCGTGGTGATCTACATGCCGATGGTTCCCGAGGCCGCCGTCGCGATGCTGGCCTGTGCGCGCATCGGCGCGGTCCACTCGGTCGTCTTCGGCGGGTTCGCCCCGCACGAACTCGCCCTCCGCATCGACGACGCGACCCCCAAGGTGGTCGTCTCCGCCTCCTGCGGCATCGAGGGCAAGCGTGTCATCGCATACAAGCCCCTGCTCGACCGGGCCATCGAACTCGCCGTCCACAAGCCGGAGAAGAGCGTGATCCTGCAACGCCCGCAGGAGCCGGCCGCCCTGGGGCCGGACGATCTCGACTGGGCCGACCTGGTCGCCGCCGCGCCACCGGCCGACTGCGTTCCCGTCCCCGCCACCGATCCCCTGTACATCCTCTACACGTCAGGAACGACCGGAAAGCCCAAGGGAGTCGTACGCGACTGCGGCGGCTACGCGGTCGCCCTGCACTGGTCGATGGGCGCCGTGTACGACGTGGGCCCGGGCGAGACGATGTTCACCGGCTCCGACGTCGGCTGGGTCGTCGGGCACTCCTACATCGTCTACGCGCCGCTGCTGGCCGGCGCGACGACGGTCCTGTACGAGGGCAAGCCGGTCGGCACCCCGGACGCGGGCCAGTTCTGGCGCGTCGCCGCCGAGCACCGGGCCAAGACCATGTTCACGGCGCCCACCGCCTTCCGCGCGATCAGGAAGGAGGACCCGAAGGGTGCGCTCACCGCCGGCTACGACCTCTCCCACTTGCGCTATCTCTTCCTCGCCGGTGAGCGCCTCGACCCCGAGACGTATCACTGGGCGAGCGCGCTCCTGGGCGTCCCGGTGATCGACCACTGGTGGCAGACCGAGACCGGCTGGCCCATCGTCGCCAACCCGGTCGGCATCGAAGCCGCTCCCCTCAAGCCCGGCTCCCCCACCCGCCCACTGCCGGGCTGGGACGTCCGCGTCCTCGACCCCTCGGGTGAGCAGGCGCCCGCGGGCGTCGACGGTGCGATCGTCGTGAAGCTCCCCCTGCCGCCCGGCGCACTCCCCACGCTCTGGAACGACGACGACCGCTACGTCGCCTCCTACCTCTCCGCCTACGACGGCTACTACCTCACCGGCGACAGCGGCCACATCGACGAAGACGGCTACGTCTTCGTCATGGGCCGCACCGACGACGTCATCAACGTCGCCGGACACCGGCTGTCCACCGGCAGCATGGAAGAGGCCCTGGCCGCCCACCCCGACGTCGCCGAATGCGCCGTCATCGGCGTCGCCGACGAACTCAAGGGACAGATCCCGCGCGGCTTCGTCGTCCTGAAAGCCGGCAGCAACCGCGAACCGAGCCAGGTCGAGGCCGAACTCGTCCAACTCGTACGCGAACGCATCGGCGCCGTCGCCTCCCTCAAGGACGTCACGGTCGTGGCCGCCCTGCCCAAGACCCGCTCGGGAAAGATCCTGCGCAAGACCATGCGCGGCATCGCCGACGGCCGCGAAGAACCCATCCCGTCCACGGTGGACGACCCCGGCGTCATCGAGGTCCTGCGCCCGGTCCTCCGCCGCGCCGGTCACACCCCGTGA